A portion of the Cyanobium sp. PCC 7001 genome contains these proteins:
- a CDS encoding glucose-6-phosphate isomerase, with protein sequence MPADFNGSDAVTQWSRFCELLWHHEELGFWLDVSRMALNQDDLDRLQPGFTKAFAAMAALEGGAIANPDEQRMVGHYWLRAPQLAPDAATARHIASEIDQIEAFGRNVLSGTLAAPGGQAFTDVLWIGIGGSGLGPLLMIEALQQETSGLPFHFIDNVDPQGISRILGRLHDRLATTLVIVVSKSGGTPEPRIAMEQVRERLTSQGGHWARQAVAVTMLGSRLDQLAEREQWLARFDMFDWVGGRTSITSAVGLLPAALIGTDLRGFLAGAAQMDEATRTASLTANPAALMAAAWHVAGHGRGERDMVLLPYRDRLATFSRYLQQLVMESLGKKLDRDGQVVNQGIAVYGNKGSTDQHAYVQQLRDGVDNFFVTFIEALDDPTDIPALHGERPGDVLEGFLLGTRTALMESGRQSMAITLRRFDAQALGALVALFERAVGLYGELVNINAYNQPGVEAGKLAAASILDLQAKLESLLADGQTRSLAQLQQGLQAKGQTVPSPEPIFWILRHLSANQPALRVEGDWGQPDTLQVTLQPAAA encoded by the coding sequence ATGCCTGCCGACTTCAATGGCTCCGATGCCGTCACTCAGTGGAGCCGGTTCTGCGAGCTGCTCTGGCACCACGAGGAGCTGGGCTTCTGGCTGGATGTGAGCCGGATGGCGCTGAACCAGGACGACCTGGACCGGCTTCAGCCCGGCTTCACCAAAGCCTTCGCGGCCATGGCGGCGCTGGAGGGCGGCGCCATCGCCAACCCCGATGAGCAGCGGATGGTGGGGCACTACTGGCTGCGGGCGCCCCAGCTGGCCCCCGATGCCGCCACCGCCCGCCACATCGCCAGCGAGATCGATCAGATCGAGGCCTTCGGCCGCAACGTGCTCTCCGGCACCCTGGCGGCTCCCGGTGGGCAAGCCTTCACCGATGTGCTCTGGATCGGCATCGGCGGTTCAGGGCTGGGCCCCCTGCTGATGATCGAGGCCCTGCAGCAGGAGACCAGCGGCCTGCCGTTCCACTTCATCGACAACGTGGATCCGCAGGGCATCAGCCGCATCCTGGGCCGCCTGCACGATCGCCTCGCCACCACCCTGGTGATCGTGGTCAGCAAGTCGGGAGGCACCCCGGAGCCGCGCATCGCCATGGAGCAGGTGCGCGAGCGCCTCACCAGCCAGGGCGGCCACTGGGCCCGCCAGGCCGTGGCCGTGACCATGCTGGGCAGCCGTCTCGACCAGCTGGCGGAGCGGGAACAGTGGCTGGCCCGTTTCGACATGTTCGACTGGGTGGGCGGGCGCACCAGCATCACCAGCGCGGTGGGTCTGCTGCCGGCGGCCCTGATCGGCACTGATCTGCGGGGCTTCCTGGCCGGGGCCGCCCAGATGGATGAGGCCACCCGCACGGCGTCCCTCACCGCCAATCCCGCGGCGCTGATGGCGGCCGCCTGGCATGTGGCGGGCCACGGCCGCGGCGAGCGCGACATGGTGCTGCTGCCCTACCGCGACCGCCTGGCCACATTCAGCCGCTATCTGCAGCAGCTGGTGATGGAGAGCCTGGGCAAGAAGCTCGACCGCGATGGCCAGGTGGTGAACCAGGGCATCGCCGTCTACGGCAACAAGGGGTCCACCGACCAGCACGCCTACGTGCAGCAGCTGCGCGACGGTGTGGACAACTTCTTCGTGACCTTCATCGAAGCCCTCGACGACCCCACCGACATCCCCGCTCTGCACGGGGAGCGTCCGGGTGACGTGCTCGAAGGCTTTCTGCTGGGCACCCGCACGGCTCTGATGGAGAGCGGCCGCCAGAGCATGGCGATCACCCTGCGCCGTTTCGACGCCCAGGCCCTCGGTGCCCTCGTGGCCCTGTTCGAGCGGGCCGTGGGGCTCTACGGCGAACTGGTGAACATCAACGCCTACAACCAGCCCGGCGTCGAGGCCGGCAAGCTGGCCGCCGCCTCGATCCTGGATCTGCAGGCGAAGCTGGAGAGCCTGCTGGCCGACGGGCAGACCCGCAGCCTCGCGCAGCTGCAGCAGGGCCTGCAGGCCAAAGGCCAGACCGTGCCGTCACCGGAGCCGATCTTCTGGATCCTGCGCCACCTCAGCGCCAACCAGCCCGCCCTCCGCGTGGAGGGGGACTGGGGGCAGCCGGACACCCTGCAGGTCACCCTGCAGCCAGCCGCCGCCTGA
- a CDS encoding ABC transporter permease: protein MGERARQGLLRRYWRSLGCFWTTALNAELEYPANFWIEALSVLGNLAGSLFVLGLLFGGPARADGAQLGGWSWDQALVVLGLYTLLEGFTTSLLQPNLSRIVGHVQTGSLDYVLLKPVDSQFWLSTRMLSPWGLPGVVAGLALCGWAAGRAGARWHPTGVLLALALVLASAVILYSLWFVLAALSIWFVKVWNATEVLRYTLVAGRYPVSAYPAALRLVFTFVLPVAFLTTVPAEAILGRGHPAWAVGGLLVAAVCFAASRWFWRFALRHYTSASS, encoded by the coding sequence ATGGGAGAGCGGGCGCGGCAGGGCCTGCTGAGGCGCTACTGGCGCAGCCTGGGCTGCTTCTGGACCACGGCCCTGAACGCCGAACTGGAATACCCCGCGAATTTCTGGATCGAGGCCCTCTCGGTGCTGGGCAACCTGGCCGGCAGCCTGTTCGTGCTGGGCCTGCTGTTCGGTGGCCCCGCCCGCGCAGATGGGGCGCAGCTGGGCGGCTGGAGCTGGGATCAGGCCCTGGTGGTGCTGGGCCTCTACACCCTGCTGGAAGGGTTCACCACCAGCCTGCTGCAGCCCAACCTCAGCCGGATCGTGGGGCATGTGCAGACCGGCAGCCTCGACTACGTGCTGCTCAAGCCCGTGGACAGCCAGTTCTGGCTCTCGACCCGCATGCTCTCGCCCTGGGGCCTGCCCGGTGTTGTGGCCGGCCTGGCCCTCTGCGGCTGGGCCGCCGGTCGCGCGGGAGCCCGCTGGCACCCCACGGGCGTGCTGCTGGCTCTGGCGCTGGTGCTCGCCAGCGCCGTGATCCTCTACAGCCTCTGGTTCGTGCTGGCGGCCCTCAGCATCTGGTTCGTGAAGGTGTGGAACGCCACCGAAGTGCTGCGCTACACCCTGGTGGCCGGCCGCTATCCAGTGAGCGCCTACCCCGCAGCCCTGCGGCTGGTGTTCACCTTCGTGCTGCCCGTGGCCTTCCTCACCACCGTGCCGGCCGAAGCGATCCTGGGCCGGGGGCACCCGGCCTGGGCTGTGGGAGGTCTCCTGGTGGCGGCCGTGTGCTTCGCGGCAAGCCGCTGGTTCTGGCGGTTCGCCCTGCGCCACTACACCTCCGCCTCGAGCTGA
- a CDS encoding ABC-2 family transporter protein encodes LGILAIPAVFLLRFLIQTVVAMACFWTERAAALDRLLMIPYLFLSGLVAPLDTFPPGMRRLAEATPFPWMVDFPARLLAGAPVDVGQGFGAIAAWCVLALPIAAWLWRQGLRRYGAMGA; translated from the coding sequence TGCTGGGGATCCTGGCCATTCCGGCCGTGTTTCTGCTCCGCTTCCTGATCCAGACCGTGGTGGCGATGGCCTGCTTCTGGACGGAACGCGCCGCTGCCCTCGATCGGCTGCTGATGATTCCCTACCTGTTCCTCTCCGGTCTGGTGGCCCCGCTCGACACCTTCCCACCCGGGATGCGGCGCCTGGCCGAGGCCACCCCCTTCCCCTGGATGGTGGACTTCCCGGCCCGGCTGCTGGCGGGGGCGCCGGTGGATGTGGGCCAGGGCTTTGGCGCCATCGCGGCCTGGTGCGTCCTGGCGCTGCCGATCGCCGCCTGGCTGTGGCGGCAGGGGCTGCGGCGCTACGGGGCCATGGGGGCGTGA
- a CDS encoding ATP-binding cassette domain-containing protein, whose amino-acid sequence MPISARPIIDVRQLSKRYRVAEKRPGLVGTFQHLLQRRYREVCAVQGVSFAIEPGEMVGFLGPNGAGKTTTLKMLTGLIHPSGGSVRVADCVPFERRERFLQQITLVMGNRQQLIWDLPALDSFRVNAAVYGIDSATAERRIGELAEMLELGPELRRPVRKLSLGQRMKAELLAALLHRPAVLFLDEPTLGLDVNAQARVRDFLDDYNRRTGATVLLTSHYMGDITALCERVLLIHEGQLFHDGPLARLTQDLAPHREVRLELEELQPAGSFAAYGLVDAHQGHHVRLRIRREQLTERVASLLSAFAISDLEVSDPPIEQLIGDLFRREDRQAQGTP is encoded by the coding sequence ATGCCGATCAGCGCCAGGCCGATCATCGACGTGCGCCAGCTCAGCAAGCGCTACCGGGTGGCCGAGAAGCGCCCCGGGCTGGTGGGCACCTTCCAGCACCTGCTGCAGCGCCGCTACCGGGAGGTGTGCGCCGTGCAGGGCGTGAGCTTCGCGATCGAACCAGGGGAGATGGTGGGCTTCCTCGGCCCCAACGGTGCGGGCAAGACCACCACCCTCAAGATGCTCACCGGCCTGATCCACCCCAGCGGCGGCTCGGTGCGTGTGGCGGACTGCGTTCCCTTCGAGCGGCGCGAACGGTTCCTGCAGCAGATCACCCTGGTGATGGGCAACCGCCAGCAGCTGATCTGGGATCTGCCCGCCCTCGACTCCTTCCGGGTCAATGCGGCGGTGTACGGCATCGACAGCGCCACGGCCGAGCGCCGCATCGGCGAGCTGGCCGAGATGCTGGAACTGGGCCCGGAGCTGCGCCGCCCCGTGCGCAAGCTCTCCCTCGGCCAGCGGATGAAGGCCGAACTGCTGGCCGCCCTGCTCCACCGACCTGCCGTGCTCTTCCTCGATGAGCCCACCCTGGGGCTGGATGTGAATGCCCAGGCCCGCGTGCGCGACTTCCTGGACGACTACAACCGCCGCACCGGCGCCACGGTGCTGCTCACCAGCCACTACATGGGCGACATCACGGCCCTGTGCGAACGGGTGCTGCTGATCCATGAGGGCCAGCTCTTCCACGATGGTCCGCTGGCCCGCCTCACCCAGGACCTGGCCCCCCACCGGGAGGTGCGGCTGGAGCTGGAGGAGCTGCAGCCGGCCGGCAGCTTCGCGGCCTATGGCCTGGTGGATGCGCACCAGGGCCACCACGTGCGGCTGCGCATCCGGCGCGAGCAGCTCACCGAACGGGTGGCGTCCCTGCTGAGTGCCTTCGCCATCAGCGATCTGGAGGTGAGTGATCCACCCATCGAGCAGCTGATCGGCGACCTCTTCCGCCGAGAGGATCGCCAGGCCCAGGGCACGCCATGA
- a CDS encoding carbon-nitrogen hydrolase family protein has translation MTDPPSMPERYRLQTYVLPQPPEPGEGLRLALWQGTGTAATPEALEENLQRLEQVAALAAAQQVQLLAFPELYLSGYIVTPALARALAEPLDGPSLGRVAAAARRHGLAIACPYPERAEVGGEERFYDAIALFDRDGALLRNYRKTHLWGPDEKRCWSPGYLLDEEGSAFTVQPVNGVPVGLLNCYEAEFPELSRRLALEGARLILIPTAADAWAMLSTGEHTDRPYPDVSRSLIPANAIQNDCFVAYANRCGEETVNGRVMAAYLGNSVVAGPHGDLLVAARPEPTLLVADCVPGDYPPLHPAATRYLDDRRPELYEPRPATSAATTAATISPR, from the coding sequence ATGACTGACCCCCCCTCGATGCCCGAGCGCTACCGCCTGCAGACCTATGTCCTCCCCCAGCCCCCTGAGCCGGGGGAGGGGCTGCGGCTGGCGCTCTGGCAGGGCACCGGCACCGCGGCCACGCCCGAGGCGCTGGAGGAGAACCTGCAGCGGCTGGAGCAGGTGGCGGCGCTGGCTGCCGCCCAGCAGGTGCAGCTGCTGGCCTTTCCGGAGCTGTACCTGAGCGGCTACATCGTCACGCCTGCGCTGGCCAGGGCCCTGGCAGAGCCGCTGGATGGTCCCAGCCTTGGCCGCGTGGCCGCCGCCGCCCGCCGCCATGGCCTGGCGATCGCCTGTCCCTATCCGGAACGGGCGGAGGTGGGGGGTGAGGAGCGCTTCTACGACGCCATCGCCCTGTTCGACCGGGATGGAGCGCTGCTGCGCAACTACCGCAAGACCCACCTGTGGGGTCCGGACGAGAAGCGCTGCTGGAGCCCCGGCTACCTGCTGGACGAGGAGGGGTCCGCCTTCACGGTGCAACCGGTGAACGGCGTTCCCGTGGGACTGCTCAACTGCTACGAGGCCGAGTTCCCGGAACTAAGCCGCCGCCTGGCTCTGGAGGGGGCGCGCCTGATCCTGATCCCCACAGCCGCCGATGCCTGGGCCATGCTCAGCACCGGAGAGCACACCGACCGTCCCTATCCCGACGTGTCGCGTTCGCTCATCCCGGCGAATGCCATCCAGAACGATTGCTTCGTGGCCTATGCCAACCGTTGCGGCGAGGAGACCGTGAACGGCCGGGTGATGGCGGCCTATCTGGGCAACAGCGTCGTGGCCGGTCCGCACGGTGACCTGCTGGTGGCGGCCCGGCCCGAGCCCACCCTGCTGGTGGCCGACTGCGTGCCGGGCGATTACCCACCCCTGCACCCAGCCGCCACCCGCTACCTCGACGACCGCCGGCCGGAGCTCTACGAGCCCAGGCCCGCCACCAGCGCCGCCACCACCGCCGCCACGATCAGTCCGAGATAG
- a CDS encoding DUF819 family protein, with the protein MLQSLLAIAGLTAAGWWLASATAIGRQLGVTLLVLFLGLVATNLLGWRPEPAAEALVNGPLTSLAIALLLLAVDLRRVWPGAQRLLPPFAASVVAAVVGTSLGALLLWRALGNDLPALSGLFTATFSGGSLNFVSVARTLRPPDSLLLVATAADHVVFSLWFLISLALGRRTDVGQAERAASPVDDPLTHPEQALLSRAGAVALLWGVVIVVLSQAATGVLQRWWSGLPGILVLTTTALLAAQIPAVARARLSYPLGLLLIQPFFTVIGLNSPVQGLLGEGRWVLLLAALVVATQAVCVLLLGRIWRWGRAESLVGCQAAVGGPSTALALAGAVRRPDLALPGVAIGLLGYLVGTYLGLIVAAVVAALVAGLGS; encoded by the coding sequence ATGCTGCAGTCGCTGCTGGCCATCGCCGGGCTCACGGCCGCTGGCTGGTGGCTGGCCAGCGCCACCGCCATCGGTCGCCAGCTGGGGGTGACCCTGCTGGTGCTGTTCCTGGGTCTGGTGGCCACCAACTTGCTGGGCTGGCGGCCGGAGCCGGCCGCCGAGGCGCTGGTGAACGGTCCGCTCACCTCGCTGGCGATCGCGCTGCTGCTGCTGGCGGTGGATCTGCGCCGGGTGTGGCCCGGCGCCCAGCGGCTGCTGCCGCCGTTCGCGGCTTCGGTGGTGGCCGCCGTGGTGGGCACCTCCCTGGGGGCACTGCTGCTGTGGAGAGCGCTTGGCAACGACCTGCCGGCCCTGAGCGGCCTGTTCACGGCAACCTTCAGCGGCGGCAGCCTCAACTTCGTGTCGGTGGCACGCACCCTGCGGCCGCCGGACAGCCTGCTCCTGGTGGCCACCGCCGCCGACCACGTGGTGTTCAGCCTCTGGTTTCTGATCTCCCTGGCGCTGGGACGGCGCACCGACGTCGGTCAGGCCGAACGGGCAGCCAGTCCTGTGGACGACCCGTTGACCCATCCGGAGCAGGCCCTGCTCAGCCGGGCGGGCGCCGTGGCTCTGCTGTGGGGCGTGGTGATCGTGGTGCTGAGCCAGGCCGCCACCGGGGTGCTGCAGCGCTGGTGGAGCGGCCTGCCCGGAATCCTGGTGCTCACCACCACCGCCCTGCTCGCGGCCCAGATCCCTGCGGTGGCACGGGCCCGTCTCAGCTACCCCCTCGGCCTGCTGCTGATCCAGCCCTTCTTCACGGTGATCGGGCTCAACTCGCCGGTGCAGGGACTGCTGGGGGAGGGGCGCTGGGTGCTGCTGCTAGCCGCCCTGGTGGTGGCGACGCAGGCCGTCTGCGTTCTGCTGCTCGGCCGGATCTGGCGATGGGGGCGGGCCGAGAGTCTGGTGGGCTGCCAGGCGGCGGTGGGGGGCCCCAGCACGGCCCTGGCCCTGGCCGGTGCCGTGCGCCGCCCCGATCTGGCCCTGCCGGGGGTGGCCATCGGGCTGCTCGGCTATCTGGTGGGCACCTATCTCGGACTGATCGTGGCGGCGGTGGTGGCGGCGCTGGTGGCGGGCCTGGGCTCGTAG
- a CDS encoding glutamine synthetase family protein, translating into MPATAAMVANDDPTAAQLAALAEQLSGRGLTRLAVTWVNHAGATLVKVVPATALTAVTRRGVGFSPVSDAFRSDGAIDPEHRLARPDGDLRLVADPASVSPLEPASGWAWAAGMRRYRDGRSYEADQRCFCQRLESRLAADGVSLQAGFELEWMVLGGHDGLQPAVAGGPYGADRLMEALDYATALTEALDAAGLAWEQLHPEYGQGQFELSLAPGSPLQAADRLVLARLLIQRVSRRFGWRCSFSPKPFAEQVGNGGHLHLSVRRHGQPLLEGGEGPGGLGREGTALLAVLLRHLPALLPLACNSAVSYRRLAPGTWSAPFQAWGIENREAALRLIPAEADGASAHLELKVADLSANPYLLLGAVMAVLAEAPADVQESTAWPALPEPVVGDPARSGEAAPPRLPATLAEASQAFAASTLLRRALGDPLHASLIDSQQAEIRRAEGLGDEALLAASRWWPIVGGL; encoded by the coding sequence GTGCCTGCCACCGCCGCCATGGTTGCCAACGATGACCCGACGGCTGCCCAGCTGGCGGCGCTGGCGGAGCAGCTCTCCGGCCGCGGCCTCACGCGCCTGGCCGTGACCTGGGTCAACCATGCCGGCGCCACCCTGGTGAAGGTGGTGCCGGCCACGGCCCTGACCGCCGTGACCCGCCGGGGCGTGGGCTTCTCGCCGGTCTCCGATGCCTTCCGCAGCGACGGCGCCATCGATCCGGAGCACCGGCTGGCCCGCCCCGACGGTGACCTTCGGCTGGTGGCGGACCCGGCGAGTGTGTCGCCGCTGGAGCCTGCCAGCGGCTGGGCCTGGGCCGCAGGCATGCGCCGCTACCGCGACGGCCGCTCCTACGAGGCGGACCAGCGATGCTTCTGCCAGCGCCTGGAGAGCCGTCTGGCCGCCGATGGGGTGAGCCTGCAGGCCGGATTCGAGCTGGAGTGGATGGTGCTCGGCGGCCATGACGGACTGCAGCCCGCCGTGGCGGGCGGCCCCTACGGCGCCGACCGGCTGATGGAGGCTCTCGACTACGCCACGGCGCTCACCGAGGCCCTGGATGCGGCGGGACTGGCCTGGGAGCAGCTGCACCCGGAATATGGCCAGGGGCAGTTCGAACTCTCGCTGGCACCGGGATCGCCGCTGCAGGCTGCCGACAGGCTGGTGCTGGCCAGGCTTCTGATTCAGCGGGTGAGCCGCCGCTTCGGCTGGCGCTGCAGCTTCAGCCCCAAACCCTTCGCGGAGCAGGTGGGGAACGGCGGCCATCTGCATCTGAGCGTGCGCCGCCACGGCCAGCCGCTGCTGGAGGGGGGCGAGGGCCCCGGGGGACTTGGGCGGGAGGGCACCGCCCTGCTGGCCGTGCTGCTCCGGCACCTGCCCGCCCTGCTGCCCTTGGCCTGCAACAGCGCCGTGTCGTACCGGCGGCTGGCGCCGGGGACCTGGTCGGCGCCGTTCCAGGCCTGGGGGATCGAGAACCGCGAGGCGGCGTTGCGGCTGATCCCCGCCGAGGCCGACGGTGCCTCCGCCCACCTGGAGCTGAAGGTGGCAGATCTGAGCGCCAACCCCTACCTGCTGCTCGGCGCGGTGATGGCCGTGCTGGCTGAAGCGCCCGCCGACGTGCAGGAGAGCACGGCGTGGCCAGCGCTGCCCGAGCCGGTGGTAGGGGATCCGGCCCGCTCGGGCGAAGCCGCCCCTCCGCGGCTGCCAGCCACCCTCGCGGAGGCCAGCCAGGCCTTCGCCGCAAGCACCCTGCTGCGCCGGGCCCTGGGAGATCCGCTGCATGCCTCCCTGATCGATTCCCAGCAGGCGGAGATTCGCCGGGCCGAGGGACTGGGCGATGAAGCCCTGCTGGCGGCCAGCCGCTGGTGGCCCATCGTGGGGGGGCTCTAG
- a CDS encoding cysteine hydrolase family protein, whose product MPPNTALLLVDLQEGTCGRAQPRTRPGFDALFTRQTLPAAQRALALAREHGLEVIHTVMANLTADGRDRSADYKRCGMGFPPGSLASRVIPPLAPVGDELVLPKSSSSPFSSTTLDYVLRNIGIDTLVVIGLLTDQCIDHTVKDGADRGYRMVCLTDACMAESLEQHHQALQCFRGYGAQLTVAALAGLLRVPRPERG is encoded by the coding sequence ATGCCACCGAACACCGCCCTGCTGCTGGTGGATCTGCAGGAGGGCACCTGTGGCAGGGCCCAGCCCCGCACCAGGCCGGGATTCGACGCCCTGTTCACGCGCCAGACCCTGCCGGCAGCACAGCGCGCCCTCGCCCTGGCCCGCGAGCACGGCCTCGAGGTGATCCACACGGTGATGGCCAACCTCACCGCCGATGGCCGCGACCGCAGTGCCGACTACAAGCGCTGCGGCATGGGGTTTCCCCCCGGGTCCCTGGCCAGCCGCGTGATCCCTCCGCTGGCGCCGGTGGGGGATGAACTGGTGCTCCCCAAGAGTTCCTCCTCGCCCTTCAGCTCCACCACCCTCGACTACGTGCTGCGCAACATCGGGATCGACACGCTGGTGGTGATCGGGCTGCTCACGGACCAGTGCATCGATCACACCGTCAAGGACGGTGCTGACCGTGGCTATCGGATGGTGTGTCTCACGGATGCCTGCATGGCGGAGAGCCTGGAACAGCACCATCAGGCGCTGCAGTGCTTTCGAGGGTATGGCGCCCAGCTCACGGTGGCGGCCCTGGCGGGACTGCTCAGAGTGCCAAGGCCCGAGCGGGGTTGA